From Prosthecobacter sp., the proteins below share one genomic window:
- a CDS encoding GYD domain-containing protein, whose product MSTYVALLNFTQQGLQNIHESPHRAGAFKAAAKKAGCKIQHLLWTLGAHDGVIMFQAKDDVAATGLMMALSALGNVHTSTMRAFDAAEFAAVVEKAPKM is encoded by the coding sequence ATGTCCACCTACGTCGCTCTTTTGAATTTTACCCAACAGGGTCTGCAGAACATCCACGAGTCACCACACCGAGCGGGAGCTTTCAAGGCGGCGGCGAAGAAAGCCGGCTGCAAGATCCAGCACCTGCTGTGGACGCTGGGGGCTCATGACGGCGTGATCATGTTTCAAGCGAAGGACGACGTGGCCGCCACCGGCCTGATGATGGCGTTGTCCGCGTTGGGCAACGTTCACACCTCCACGATGCGGGCCTTCGATGCGGCAGAGTTTGCGGCGGTGGTGGAAAAAGCACCGAAGATGTGA
- a CDS encoding nucleotidyltransferase family protein, translating to MQPPIQSSDGHEFYRAAIGVLRAASLDFLVGGAFALRVYAGIKRDTKDFDLLVRPQDIERMLTAFRSAGFHAELTFPHWLAKVRHGSHFIDLIFRSGNGLCDVDDEWFEYARETDVLGIPLPVCPPEEMLWQKAYIMERERFDGADVQHLLRSCGRLMDWQRLLRRFGPDWQVLFSHLVLFTYVYPGEQKTVPQWVMDGMVAKLRSEAAAEAGHLCRGTLLSRLQYLDDVEQWGYADARTARDVRISAAELRDWTLEARKQAKHAFMEAAAKETPASILNGKA from the coding sequence ATGCAGCCTCCCATACAATCCTCCGATGGCCACGAATTCTACCGTGCCGCCATTGGTGTCCTGCGTGCTGCATCGCTGGATTTCCTCGTCGGGGGAGCTTTTGCGCTGCGGGTGTATGCAGGCATCAAGCGTGACACAAAAGACTTCGATCTGCTGGTGCGCCCACAGGACATCGAACGGATGCTGACAGCGTTTCGATCAGCGGGATTCCACGCCGAGCTGACCTTTCCCCACTGGCTGGCCAAGGTGCGGCATGGCAGTCATTTCATTGATCTCATCTTCCGTTCCGGCAACGGCCTATGCGATGTGGACGACGAATGGTTCGAGTACGCCCGTGAGACGGACGTTCTCGGCATACCACTGCCGGTCTGCCCGCCGGAGGAGATGCTGTGGCAAAAGGCCTATATCATGGAGCGTGAGCGCTTCGATGGCGCCGACGTGCAGCATCTGCTGCGGAGTTGCGGCAGGTTGATGGACTGGCAACGCCTCCTCCGGCGCTTTGGGCCGGACTGGCAGGTGTTGTTCTCTCATCTCGTCTTGTTCACGTATGTTTACCCAGGGGAGCAGAAGACCGTGCCACAATGGGTCATGGACGGCATGGTCGCAAAACTAAGGTCTGAAGCGGCAGCCGAAGCAGGGCACCTTTGTCGCGGCACATTGTTGTCACGCCTTCAATACCTCGATGATGTGGAGCAGTGGGGCTATGCGGATGCGCGCACGGCACGCGATGTCCGAATCAGCGCCGCAGAACTCCGCGATTGGACCTTGGAGGCCAGAAAGCAGGCGAAGCATGCATTCATGGAGGCAGCGGCAAAAGAGACGCCTGCCTCCATCCTGAACGGGAAGGCATGA
- a CDS encoding metallophosphoesterase, with protein sequence MRIAATADLHYGKSSQGALQALFVEASTAADVLLLCGDLTDYGLVEEARALAHDIQAHARIPVLAVLGNHDYESGHADKVTKILVDAGVTLLDGECHELNGVGFVGVCGFGGGFGSSMLNPWGEPLIKAFVQEAVDQAMRLERALARVETTQRVVLLHYAPIRETVVGENPEVFAFMGSTRLEGPLNRHHVTAAFHGHAHHGSLESRTSAGVPVYNVSLPLLKKANPARPWFRLLELEQIPDSGSSEEGAIVQGQS encoded by the coding sequence ATGCGGATCGCCGCCACTGCAGATCTTCACTATGGCAAGTCATCGCAAGGTGCCCTGCAGGCGCTGTTCGTCGAGGCCTCGACTGCTGCGGACGTGTTGCTGCTCTGCGGCGATCTCACGGACTATGGCCTGGTGGAGGAGGCCCGGGCGCTGGCGCATGACATCCAGGCCCACGCCAGGATTCCCGTGCTCGCGGTCTTGGGAAATCATGATTACGAGTCGGGCCATGCGGACAAAGTCACCAAAATCCTCGTGGACGCCGGGGTGACGCTCCTCGACGGGGAGTGCCACGAACTCAACGGTGTGGGATTCGTCGGCGTCTGTGGTTTTGGGGGCGGCTTTGGCAGCAGCATGCTCAATCCCTGGGGCGAACCGTTGATCAAAGCGTTCGTGCAGGAGGCCGTGGACCAGGCGATGCGGCTGGAGCGTGCGCTGGCACGGGTGGAAACGACTCAGCGCGTGGTACTGCTGCACTACGCGCCCATCCGGGAAACCGTGGTGGGCGAGAACCCGGAAGTTTTTGCCTTCATGGGGTCCACGCGCCTGGAGGGACCGCTCAACCGTCACCATGTCACCGCCGCCTTTCATGGCCACGCGCATCATGGCTCGCTGGAAAGCCGCACCAGCGCCGGCGTGCCGGTTTACAACGTCTCCCTGCCTCTGCTCAAAAAAGCGAATCCCGCCCGACCGTGGTTTCGGCTCCTGGAATTAGAGCAGATCCCGGACTCCGGCAGCAGCGAGGAAGGAGCCATCGTTCAGGGGCAGTCCTGA
- a CDS encoding flavin reductase family protein, which translates to MKGLTQKQVLPLAQVYGVLEPGPVVLVTTARAGRANIMTLTWHTMMEFEPPLVGCVISAQNDSFDLLRETGECVLNVPTVELIEQVVGCGNTTGRKVNKFRRFGLTPMPASKVQAPLIAECYANLECRVVERRLVTKYNFFVLEVVQAWIDPRQKRPKTLHHQGEGIFQVTGRRLKRPSPKTSLLAE; encoded by the coding sequence ATGAAGGGACTCACTCAAAAGCAAGTCCTGCCACTGGCGCAGGTGTATGGCGTGCTGGAACCCGGGCCCGTGGTGCTGGTCACCACCGCCCGTGCAGGCCGCGCCAATATCATGACGCTGACCTGGCACACGATGATGGAGTTTGAGCCCCCGCTCGTCGGCTGCGTCATCAGCGCGCAAAATGACAGCTTCGACCTTCTGCGTGAAACCGGCGAATGCGTCCTCAACGTCCCCACCGTCGAACTGATCGAGCAGGTCGTCGGCTGTGGCAACACCACCGGGCGGAAGGTGAACAAGTTCCGCCGCTTCGGCCTCACGCCCATGCCTGCCTCCAAGGTTCAGGCTCCACTCATCGCCGAATGTTATGCCAATCTGGAATGCCGCGTCGTCGAGCGCCGCTTGGTGACGAAGTACAACTTCTTCGTCCTGGAAGTCGTCCAGGCCTGGATCGATCCCCGCCAGAAACGCCCGAAGACCCTGCATCATCAGGGCGAAGGCATCTTCCAAGTCACCGGCCGCCGCCTCAAGCGCCCCTCGCCCAAAACATCGCTCCTCGCGGAGTGA
- a CDS encoding HNH endonuclease, with product MKKLKPATIDSALLKKLQKKTGKLQQKSWDYTSGHPRTFKDAITTQMVVIQSMRCAYCGSRLYGTKHHRDHIAPKESHPKFTFVPANLVLACYHCNTDCKGTTDTVITKDKTYGKCVFSIVHPHFDDPKEHLAFVGGTNAILIQVVNASSKGSATVALFHLDSPEMTKQRAKDVLIDTDLEHLPGKWKKAFRFVPPANLKMKIRTA from the coding sequence GTGAAGAAGCTGAAACCTGCGACGATTGATTCGGCTCTACTAAAGAAATTGCAGAAGAAAACTGGCAAGCTTCAGCAGAAGTCCTGGGACTACACCAGCGGCCATCCGCGGACTTTTAAAGATGCGATTACCACTCAAATGGTCGTAATCCAATCAATGCGGTGTGCGTATTGCGGGTCGCGACTTTATGGAACCAAGCATCACCGGGACCACATTGCGCCAAAGGAGTCACATCCCAAGTTTACGTTCGTCCCGGCCAACCTAGTTCTTGCGTGCTATCACTGCAATACAGACTGCAAGGGGACGACGGACACTGTCATCACCAAAGACAAAACATACGGGAAGTGCGTGTTTTCAATTGTTCATCCACATTTCGATGACCCCAAAGAGCACCTGGCGTTCGTTGGAGGGACAAATGCGATTCTGATTCAGGTCGTTAATGCTTCATCTAAAGGATCTGCAACCGTTGCTTTGTTCCATCTCGATAGTCCCGAGATGACCAAGCAGCGGGCCAAAGATGTCCTCATTGACACTGATCTCGAACATCTTCCCGGCAAATGGAAGAAGGCTTTTAGGTTTGTCCCGCCGGCCAATCTAAAGATGAAAATTCGCACCGCCTGA
- a CDS encoding sialate O-acetylesterase — protein MRTSFFILFVLGLALSARATVSLPVIFTDHMVLQRERPVPVWGWAEAGREVNVKFAGQTKTTKADKDGRWKVTLDPLKASNDRQNLMVSGQNTVVVKDVLVGEVWLCSGQSNMAMTVKGVQDAEKEMAAANFPKMRMFFVQSFTATSPQEQCKGVWQACSPQTILNFSAAAYFFGRDLHQTLKVPVGLINSSVGGTAIESWTSLKVMEKQPELQPLLEQWRKEVALFEQPETLAKNEAAKKQWQDAVKAAQAASQPPPPQPPVVGRDPLNANRPGNLFNGKIAPIVPFAIRGAIWYQGESNAGNGPLYATQLPLMIRDWRTRWGNEFSFAWVQLPNFLKRETEPRAASTWARLREAQSKSLAVPNTGMTINLDIGEAGNIHPLNKQEIGRRLALWARAKVYGEKIPWSGPLYQSHAIKGNQVVIQFQHADGLKTADGSAALKGFAMADATQKWQWAEARIEGGQVIVSHPGIQTPVAVRYAWANNPEVNLINGAGLPAGPFRTDDWPMDNASMPLKAGAP, from the coding sequence ATGCGAACCTCTTTCTTCATCCTGTTTGTTCTCGGTCTGGCGCTTAGCGCCCGGGCCACGGTCTCCCTGCCGGTGATTTTCACCGACCACATGGTGCTGCAACGCGAACGGCCGGTGCCGGTGTGGGGCTGGGCGGAGGCGGGTCGAGAAGTGAACGTGAAGTTTGCGGGTCAGACCAAGACCACGAAAGCTGACAAGGACGGCCGATGGAAGGTGACGCTGGATCCTCTGAAGGCCTCCAACGACCGGCAGAATCTGATGGTGTCCGGCCAAAACACGGTGGTGGTCAAAGATGTGCTGGTGGGGGAGGTGTGGCTGTGCTCAGGCCAGTCGAACATGGCCATGACCGTCAAAGGCGTGCAGGATGCGGAGAAGGAGATGGCGGCGGCGAATTTCCCCAAGATGCGCATGTTTTTCGTGCAGTCGTTCACGGCCACTTCCCCGCAGGAACAGTGCAAGGGCGTGTGGCAGGCCTGCTCACCGCAGACGATCCTGAACTTCTCCGCAGCCGCCTATTTTTTTGGCCGCGACCTGCACCAGACGCTGAAGGTGCCCGTGGGGCTGATCAACTCGTCGGTCGGGGGCACGGCGATTGAATCCTGGACCAGCCTGAAGGTGATGGAGAAGCAGCCCGAGCTGCAACCGTTGCTGGAGCAATGGCGCAAGGAGGTGGCGTTGTTTGAGCAGCCGGAAACTCTGGCGAAGAACGAGGCCGCCAAGAAGCAGTGGCAGGATGCGGTGAAGGCGGCGCAGGCGGCCAGTCAGCCCCCGCCTCCCCAGCCACCCGTGGTGGGCCGTGATCCGCTCAATGCCAACCGTCCCGGCAATCTGTTCAACGGCAAGATCGCTCCGATTGTCCCCTTCGCGATTCGTGGGGCCATTTGGTATCAGGGCGAGTCGAATGCTGGCAACGGCCCGCTCTATGCCACGCAACTTCCACTGATGATCCGCGACTGGCGCACACGCTGGGGCAATGAATTTTCCTTCGCCTGGGTGCAACTGCCCAATTTCCTGAAGCGTGAAACGGAACCAAGGGCCGCCTCCACCTGGGCACGGCTGCGCGAAGCGCAATCCAAGTCGCTGGCTGTACCCAACACCGGCATGACCATCAACCTCGACATTGGCGAAGCGGGCAACATTCATCCCCTGAACAAGCAGGAGATCGGGCGTCGTCTCGCGCTGTGGGCCCGGGCGAAGGTGTATGGTGAAAAAATTCCGTGGAGCGGTCCACTGTACCAAAGTCATGCGATCAAAGGCAACCAAGTGGTGATCCAGTTTCAGCATGCGGACGGGCTCAAGACGGCGGATGGCAGCGCAGCCTTGAAGGGTTTTGCGATGGCTGACGCAACGCAGAAATGGCAGTGGGCCGAAGCACGCATCGAAGGCGGGCAGGTTATCGTGTCCCATCCCGGCATCCAGACACCAGTGGCCGTGCGTTATGCCTGGGCCAACAACCCTGAGGTGAACCTGATCAACGGTGCCGGTCTGCCCGCAGGCCCGTTCCGCACGGACGACTGGCCGATGGACAATGCGTCCATGCCGCTCAAGGCAGGCGCTCCATAG
- a CDS encoding Gfo/Idh/MocA family oxidoreductase, with the protein MNTTSDPASASRREFLKTTTKTAAGLSVLSGISIPYVHAAGSDEIRTALIGCGGRGTGAASNAMGIQARMTRLVAMADVSENRLKGSFEALSAKHPDRMSVSEDAKFIGFDAYKNAIDTLRKGDVAIFTTPVAFRWVHFKYAIEKGVNIFMEKPICTDGPTARRLLALNEEAKKKNLKVGVGLMCRHCRVRGELFNRIQDGEIGKLLLMRAYRMQGPVGSAFTLPRDPNVDKNELAWQIQRFHSFLWASGGGFSDFNIHNIDEACWMKNDWPVEVQASGGRTDRGDYIDQNFDHYSCEYTFKDGAKLFLEGRTAIGTHNQFATQVHGTKGSAIVSTAGHFPSKAMTFNSQNMQRANIIWRGKQPEPNPYDLEWQDLVEAIIKDKPYNEVERGIKSSVTTAMGRAAAHTGQVVRYDDYINSAFEFAPGVDQLTLDGPPPIIADAKGKYPVPQPGILKDREYAMEPQANPFPLIPMAPPPVTEPLTPPERPKAAAKKKAKA; encoded by the coding sequence ATGAACACCACCTCTGACCCTGCCTCCGCGTCACGTCGCGAATTTCTCAAAACCACCACGAAGACCGCCGCCGGTCTCTCCGTGCTTTCCGGCATCAGCATCCCGTATGTGCATGCCGCCGGCAGCGATGAAATCCGCACCGCGTTGATCGGCTGCGGTGGTCGTGGCACCGGTGCGGCAAGCAATGCGATGGGCATTCAGGCGCGCATGACCCGCTTGGTCGCGATGGCGGATGTCTCGGAGAACCGCCTGAAAGGCAGCTTTGAAGCGCTCAGCGCGAAGCACCCCGACCGCATGTCTGTCTCTGAAGACGCGAAGTTCATCGGCTTCGATGCGTACAAGAACGCCATCGACACGCTGCGCAAAGGCGACGTGGCCATCTTCACCACGCCCGTGGCCTTCCGCTGGGTGCATTTCAAATACGCCATCGAGAAAGGCGTGAACATCTTCATGGAAAAGCCGATCTGCACCGACGGCCCCACCGCACGCCGTTTGCTCGCTTTGAATGAAGAGGCCAAAAAGAAAAACCTCAAAGTCGGCGTCGGCCTGATGTGCCGTCACTGCCGCGTACGTGGCGAACTCTTCAACCGCATCCAGGACGGTGAGATCGGCAAGCTGCTGCTTATGCGCGCCTACCGCATGCAAGGCCCTGTGGGCTCCGCCTTCACGCTCCCGCGTGATCCGAACGTCGATAAGAACGAACTCGCCTGGCAGATTCAGCGCTTCCACAGCTTCCTTTGGGCCAGCGGAGGTGGCTTCAGCGACTTCAACATCCACAACATCGACGAAGCCTGCTGGATGAAAAACGACTGGCCCGTCGAGGTCCAGGCCAGCGGCGGCCGCACCGACCGTGGTGATTACATCGATCAAAACTTCGACCACTACAGTTGCGAATACACCTTCAAGGACGGCGCGAAACTCTTCCTCGAAGGCCGCACTGCCATCGGCACGCACAACCAGTTCGCCACCCAGGTGCATGGCACCAAGGGCAGTGCCATCGTCTCCACCGCCGGCCATTTCCCGTCGAAAGCGATGACCTTCAACAGCCAGAACATGCAGCGTGCGAACATCATCTGGCGCGGCAAGCAGCCCGAGCCGAACCCGTATGACCTCGAGTGGCAGGATCTCGTGGAGGCGATCATCAAAGACAAGCCCTACAACGAAGTCGAGCGCGGCATCAAATCCAGCGTCACCACCGCCATGGGCCGTGCCGCCGCGCACACTGGCCAGGTCGTCCGTTACGACGACTACATCAACAGCGCCTTCGAGTTCGCCCCCGGCGTCGATCAACTCACCCTCGACGGCCCCCCTCCCATCATCGCTGACGCCAAAGGCAAATACCCCGTCCCGCAGCCCGGCATCCTCAAGGATCGCGAATACGCCATGGAACCGCAGGCCAATCCCTTCCCGCTCATTCCCATGGCTCCGCCCCCGGTGACTGAACCTCTCACTCCGCCCGAACGGCCCAAGGCGGCGGCGAAGAAGAAGGCCAAGGCTTGA
- a CDS encoding arylsulfatase has product MSRRTVLFLLAFASFAIAADKPNIIFILSDDLAQGDLGCYGQKLIQTPNLDRMAKEGTRYLQAYCGTSVCAPSRSSLMTGLHSGHCPIRANREIQPEGQKPLPAGTITVAKILKDAGYATACCGKWGMGMFDTSGSPLKLGFDHFFGYNCQRHAHSYFPSFLYNDDRRFELPGNTGKGIGKTYAQSLIADETLKFVRANKDRPFFLYYAITLPHGNHEIDDLGIYAKENWTLTQKSYAAQVTRLDSDVGRLLALLKELKLDENTLVMLSGDNGSSFDPKSEVGSLFDQASNGLRGFKRGLYEGALRQAALARWPGKVPAGRVSDEPWAFWDFLPTAAELAGTPIPAECKTDGLSLVSFLKGGPAPKRDHFYWELHEGASLQAVRFDHWKAVRQGPEKPIELYDLQTDAAESNDLAKTKPDLVVKAEALMQSSRTPDPDWPLVQKRPGKGKKKAK; this is encoded by the coding sequence ATGAGCCGCCGCACTGTCCTTTTCCTCCTCGCGTTCGCGAGTTTTGCCATCGCCGCCGACAAACCAAACATCATCTTCATTCTCAGCGACGATCTCGCGCAGGGTGATCTCGGCTGCTACGGGCAAAAGCTGATCCAGACACCGAATCTCGACCGCATGGCAAAGGAAGGCACGCGTTACCTCCAGGCGTATTGCGGTACGAGTGTGTGCGCGCCCTCTCGTTCATCACTGATGACCGGCTTGCACAGCGGCCACTGCCCGATCCGTGCCAATCGTGAAATCCAGCCGGAAGGCCAGAAGCCGCTGCCTGCGGGCACGATCACGGTGGCGAAGATCCTGAAGGATGCCGGTTACGCGACGGCCTGCTGCGGCAAGTGGGGCATGGGCATGTTCGACACGAGCGGAAGCCCGCTGAAGCTCGGGTTCGATCACTTCTTCGGCTACAACTGCCAACGCCACGCGCACAGCTATTTCCCAAGCTTTCTCTACAACGACGATCGGCGCTTTGAGCTGCCCGGCAACACTGGCAAAGGCATCGGCAAGACTTACGCGCAGAGTTTGATCGCCGATGAGACGCTGAAATTTGTCCGCGCGAACAAGGACAGGCCGTTCTTCCTCTACTACGCCATCACGCTGCCACACGGCAACCACGAGATCGACGACCTCGGCATTTACGCAAAGGAGAACTGGACACTCACCCAGAAATCCTACGCAGCGCAGGTCACACGCCTCGACAGCGATGTCGGACGGCTGCTCGCGCTGCTCAAAGAACTCAAGCTCGACGAAAACACGCTCGTCATGCTCTCCGGCGACAACGGTTCCTCCTTCGATCCAAAATCCGAGGTCGGCAGCCTGTTTGATCAAGCCTCCAACGGCCTGCGTGGTTTCAAACGCGGCCTCTATGAGGGTGCGTTGCGCCAGGCGGCGCTGGCACGCTGGCCGGGCAAGGTCCCTGCGGGCCGGGTGAGCGACGAACCCTGGGCCTTCTGGGATTTCCTGCCCACTGCCGCCGAACTCGCCGGTACGCCGATTCCTGCCGAATGCAAAACGGACGGCCTCTCACTGGTTTCCTTCCTCAAAGGCGGCCCCGCGCCCAAACGTGATCACTTTTACTGGGAACTGCACGAAGGCGCCTCGCTTCAGGCCGTGCGCTTTGACCACTGGAAAGCCGTCCGCCAAGGCCCTGAGAAGCCCATCGAACTCTACGACCTCCAAACCGATGCCGCAGAGTCCAACGACCTCGCCAAGACCAAACCCGATCTCGTCGTCAAAGCGGAGGCTCTCATGCAGTCTTCCCGCACCCCCGATCCAGACTGGCCGCTGGTCCAGAAGAGGCCAGGGAAGGGGAAGAAAAAGGCGAAGTGA
- a CDS encoding N-6 DNA methylase: MPSRQISDAITVSQLEFFLWNLFYNSPMETCVIVCRVQKPKSRRCTILFINAVNKVTRERAQSFLADEHVRAYQDFKDEPGFTRIVPIEEIRAKGRNLGISLYVGRETQEQPDAATETATSALPDALVGWLESAVTVLLALGNLLELKP; the protein is encoded by the coding sequence ATGCCTTCCCGGCAAATTTCGGATGCCATCACCGTGTCCCAGCTCGAATTTTTCTTGTGGAACCTCTTCTACAACTCACCCATGGAAACCTGCGTCATCGTCTGCCGCGTGCAGAAGCCCAAGTCCCGGCGCTGCACAATCCTCTTCATCAACGCGGTGAACAAAGTCACCCGCGAACGCGCTCAGAGCTTCCTCGCCGACGAACACGTCCGCGCCTATCAGGACTTCAAAGACGAGCCCGGTTTTACCCGCATCGTGCCGATTGAGGAGATCCGGGCGAAGGGGAGAAATCTCGGCATCTCGCTTTATGTCGGCAGGGAAACGCAGGAGCAACCAGATGCCGCCACTGAGACTGCCACCTCGGCGCTACCGGATGCGCTTGTGGGTTGGTTAGAAAGCGCCGTCACCGTCCTTTTAGCTCTTGGAAACTTACTGGAGTTGAAACCATGA
- a CDS encoding MGMT family protein, which translates to MAARGKSIAFARIRAEVIRLVALIPPGKFTTYGSIAIHMNVIARHVATVLRRLSDEESATLPWHRVVSADARISPNMDAALSRKQRRLLKAEGLRIDKDGCIQDADAHFHHVGVRRNIRWG; encoded by the coding sequence ATGGCAGCTCGTGGAAAATCCATCGCCTTTGCCCGCATCCGTGCGGAAGTCATTCGTCTCGTCGCGTTGATTCCGCCGGGAAAATTCACCACCTACGGCAGCATCGCCATCCACATGAACGTCATCGCCCGTCACGTGGCCACCGTGCTGCGCCGGCTTAGCGACGAAGAATCCGCCACGCTCCCCTGGCACCGCGTCGTCTCCGCCGACGCACGGATCAGTCCGAACATGGACGCCGCGCTTTCGCGCAAACAACGCCGCCTCCTGAAAGCCGAAGGTCTGCGCATCGACAAGGATGGCTGCATCCAAGATGCGGATGCGCATTTCCATCACGTCGGCGTGCGGCGGAACATCCGCTGGGGGTGA
- a CDS encoding AAA family ATPase translates to MSNASVFRFKQATFDFGNGHPVGVDLVADQSVKAKNTHFTLLMGANGTCKSRILSCCVNLLKGIHERANTELPRKERRLFRTDEPDRDMQCSSATLLRDGATCTVGEGPLFESGALLPSRVLAIANLVRDRFTFVDWDNFEDPFYYYLGVRQSSNLTTTGAMDRLVCDAVLKLLANESKYPSFSKWTRSIFPSSDIGLSFSRFSMRRFHDFFDDPEKSIGLQLGRGRRGEVPHRLNAIKPHLDDMRRVVRLIEENALALGDSGSLGMKQGGTVTICLDELTPTVRQRLGKLSQAISIAASIRLIGRPSLVLNVGKWLDFTQLSSGEQNLLSTGARLLAFGAPGSLIVIDEPEVSLNIAWQQRYIDLISDALVHAKGSHVIIASHSPYLVSDLRAENSTVVVVERGAEGLKFRSHPGEFWGWGSEAILYEVLGLPSASNYHFSRELAGVLKLVSEKSTDAEPFAKFLSKCDQLDFGPEAEPLKAVIGDIRKYAGRLKS, encoded by the coding sequence ATGAGTAACGCCTCAGTGTTCAGGTTCAAACAAGCGACCTTCGATTTCGGCAATGGGCACCCAGTCGGAGTGGATTTGGTGGCTGACCAAAGCGTCAAAGCTAAGAATACTCATTTTACACTCTTGATGGGTGCAAATGGCACTTGCAAGAGTCGCATCCTCTCCTGCTGCGTGAACTTATTGAAGGGTATTCATGAGAGGGCGAACACAGAGCTACCGAGAAAAGAAAGACGCCTCTTCCGCACCGATGAGCCAGATCGGGACATGCAGTGCAGTTCAGCTACTCTCCTGCGGGATGGCGCTACATGCACAGTTGGAGAGGGACCATTGTTTGAGTCTGGTGCATTGCTGCCCTCTCGGGTTCTTGCCATAGCTAATCTCGTTCGCGACCGTTTCACTTTTGTCGATTGGGACAACTTCGAAGATCCTTTCTATTATTACCTTGGGGTTAGACAGTCATCAAACCTCACCACAACGGGAGCGATGGATCGCCTCGTCTGTGATGCTGTTCTGAAATTATTGGCCAATGAGAGCAAATACCCATCCTTCTCGAAGTGGACTAGAAGCATTTTCCCGAGCAGCGACATTGGTCTTAGTTTTTCGCGATTTTCGATGCGTCGCTTTCATGATTTCTTCGACGACCCTGAAAAATCGATAGGGCTTCAATTGGGTAGAGGTCGTCGTGGAGAAGTCCCGCACCGGCTGAATGCGATCAAACCGCATTTAGATGACATGCGCCGCGTAGTTAGACTTATCGAAGAAAATGCCCTCGCTCTTGGTGACAGTGGAAGCCTCGGAATGAAACAAGGAGGGACCGTCACAATTTGTCTAGATGAGTTGACTCCAACAGTCAGGCAACGATTGGGCAAGTTGAGCCAAGCTATTTCGATTGCTGCTTCAATAAGGCTGATTGGACGGCCATCACTGGTTCTGAATGTAGGGAAGTGGCTGGATTTTACTCAGTTAAGCTCAGGTGAACAAAACTTGCTTTCTACAGGTGCCCGGCTTCTAGCGTTTGGGGCCCCGGGTTCATTGATCGTCATTGATGAACCCGAGGTGAGTCTGAATATAGCATGGCAACAGCGATATATTGACCTCATCTCGGATGCTCTGGTTCATGCCAAGGGTTCCCATGTCATCATCGCCTCACATTCTCCGTATTTGGTTTCCGATTTGCGTGCCGAAAACTCGACGGTGGTCGTGGTCGAACGAGGTGCTGAAGGATTGAAATTTCGTTCGCACCCTGGCGAGTTCTGGGGCTGGGGATCGGAAGCAATCCTCTACGAGGTCCTCGGTTTGCCCTCCGCTTCGAACTATCATTTTTCGCGGGAATTGGCCGGTGTATTGAAACTCGTTTCGGAGAAGTCCACCGATGCCGAACCGTTCGCCAAGTTTCTCAGCAAGTGTGATCAACTGGACTTCGGACCGGAAGCAGAACCGCTAAAAGCGGTGATCGGAGATATTCGAAAGTATGCGGGGAGGTTAAAATCGTGA
- a CDS encoding VOC family protein: protein MGQLGYTHGDLGWSELSTTNAADALDFYSALVGWERKGEPMPGYHLFGRDGEMLGGITDAKSGDGKNKTPQWMPYITVDDLDDTLSDVEGLGGTILMPPCDLPDDGGLIAIIQDPQGVATGLAQYKKQA from the coding sequence ATGGGACAACTCGGCTACACACACGGCGACCTCGGCTGGTCGGAACTCAGCACCACCAACGCGGCAGACGCGCTGGACTTCTACTCCGCCCTCGTCGGCTGGGAGCGCAAAGGCGAACCCATGCCAGGCTATCACCTCTTCGGCCGCGATGGTGAAATGCTCGGGGGCATCACGGATGCCAAAAGCGGCGACGGCAAGAACAAGACGCCGCAGTGGATGCCCTACATCACCGTTGATGATCTGGACGACACCCTGTCCGATGTCGAAGGACTCGGCGGCACCATCCTCATGCCACCGTGTGACCTTCCCGACGACGGTGGACTCATCGCGATCATCCAAGATCCGCAAGGGGTCGCGACCGGCCTTGCCCAATACAAAAAACAGGCCTGA